From a region of the Nonlabens dokdonensis DSW-6 genome:
- a CDS encoding Crp/Fnr family transcriptional regulator, whose amino-acid sequence MIQELHSNYGSQFEPQLIEEIQKVATFMEVPEGQHLIQPGQYIKSMPLLLSGSIKIMRPDDHGEELLLYHLEKGDTCAMTMTCCMGNTKSEIHAVTETPAQILMIPIGKMEEWSSKYKSWRNFVFNSYHERMMELLESIDNIAFNKMDERLEKYLIDKVQILKSKHIYITHQEIANDLHTSRVVISRLLKKMENNKVIKLHRSFIQVM is encoded by the coding sequence ATGATTCAAGAACTTCACAGTAATTATGGCTCTCAATTTGAACCACAACTAATAGAAGAAATTCAAAAGGTCGCTACTTTTATGGAGGTTCCAGAAGGACAGCATCTCATCCAGCCTGGACAGTATATAAAATCAATGCCTTTACTGCTTTCTGGTAGCATCAAAATAATGAGACCAGACGACCATGGTGAGGAATTATTACTTTATCATCTTGAAAAAGGCGATACTTGCGCTATGACAATGACTTGTTGTATGGGAAATACGAAAAGCGAGATTCATGCTGTTACAGAAACACCAGCCCAAATACTCATGATTCCTATAGGTAAAATGGAAGAATGGTCCAGCAAATACAAGTCGTGGCGCAATTTTGTTTTTAATAGTTACCATGAGCGAATGATGGAATTATTAGAGAGCATTGATAATATTGCATTTAACAAAATGGATGAGCGACTAGAAAAGTATTTGATTGATAAAGTTCAAATTCTTAAGAGTAAGCATATTTATATTACTCATCAAGAAATTGCAAATGACCTGCATACTAGTCGTGTAGTGATATCTAGATTGCTTAAAAAGATGGAAAATAATAAGGTGATTAAATTACATCGCAGTTTTATACAAGTCATGTAA
- a CDS encoding DUF983 domain-containing protein, protein MMLQKTMLYSILFLKCPQCRQGEFLEAHPYKFSKMNSVRERCPKCNLKYSIEPSFYTGSMYVSYGVGIAFAVAAYMILLILGFADSPLRIFIIIVITLAVFFPYIGAISKAIWAHFFFKYDPVKAQEVKNDSRTSQ, encoded by the coding sequence ATGATGCTTCAAAAAACCATGCTATACAGTATTCTTTTTTTAAAATGCCCACAATGTCGTCAGGGTGAGTTTCTAGAGGCACATCCTTATAAATTTTCAAAAATGAACAGCGTTAGAGAACGCTGCCCTAAATGTAATTTAAAGTATTCTATAGAACCTAGTTTTTATACCGGTTCCATGTACGTTTCTTATGGTGTAGGAATCGCTTTTGCAGTTGCTGCTTACATGATTTTATTGATCCTAGGTTTCGCAGATAGTCCTCTAAGAATTTTTATCATAATCGTAATAACCTTAGCAGTGTTTTTTCCTTATATTGGAGCTATATCAAAAGCTATTTGGGCGCATTTTTTCTTTAAGTATGATCCAGTTAAAGCACAAGAGGTAAAAAATGATTCAAGAACTTCACAGTAA
- a CDS encoding sodium-dependent bicarbonate transport family permease — protein MDLHLLTDNLSNPALLFFILGLFASQIKSDLEIPKNSSKFISLYLLFAIGFKGGQELSHSVFTADIYWAVFIGIALAIIVPLYTFFILRLKFTVENAGAIAAAYGSVSAVTFVTAISYLEMEGIPFGGHMVAVMALMEAPSIIVGVLLMSLCSKDQDRSAGKIWGLVKHAITNGSVILILGSLVIGYIASDAQAAGIKPFTTDLFKGFLAVFLLDMGITSGKKIGVLIKKGWFALVFAIVVPLINGCVVALLSGCVISETGDRLLIAILAASASYIAVPAAMRIAAPKANPSLYLPMALAITFPLNITLGLPLYLYLIQG, from the coding sequence ATGGATTTACATCTACTGACAGATAACCTGTCTAATCCTGCCCTGTTGTTTTTTATTTTAGGATTGTTTGCCTCTCAAATAAAAAGTGACCTTGAGATTCCTAAAAACTCTTCTAAGTTCATTTCCTTATACTTACTCTTTGCTATAGGGTTCAAAGGTGGGCAAGAATTATCTCATAGTGTGTTTACTGCCGATATTTACTGGGCTGTGTTTATAGGAATCGCTCTTGCGATTATTGTTCCATTATATACCTTTTTTATATTAAGGTTGAAATTTACGGTAGAGAATGCTGGAGCGATTGCTGCTGCATACGGTTCAGTAAGTGCGGTAACATTTGTAACAGCGATTAGTTATCTTGAAATGGAAGGCATTCCCTTCGGCGGTCACATGGTCGCAGTAATGGCACTTATGGAAGCACCATCTATAATTGTAGGAGTCTTACTCATGAGTTTATGTAGTAAAGATCAAGATCGTTCTGCAGGTAAAATTTGGGGTCTGGTAAAGCACGCAATAACAAATGGAAGTGTCATACTTATTTTGGGAAGTCTAGTAATAGGATATATAGCAAGCGATGCGCAGGCCGCTGGCATAAAGCCTTTCACTACAGACTTATTTAAAGGCTTTCTAGCCGTTTTTTTACTGGATATGGGTATTACTAGTGGTAAAAAAATAGGTGTATTAATCAAAAAAGGTTGGTTTGCTCTAGTTTTTGCAATTGTAGTTCCTTTGATTAATGGTTGTGTTGTTGCGCTTCTTTCTGGTTGCGTGATTAGTGAAACTGGTGACCGATTATTGATTGCCATACTTGCCGCCAGCGCATCTTATATTGCCGTTCCAGCAGCTATGAGAATTGCAGCGCCTAAAGCTAATCCTAGTCTCTATTTGCCTATGGCTCTTGCGATAACTTTTCCACTAAATATTACTTTGGGCTTACCATTGTATTTGTATCTAATTCAAGGATAG
- a CDS encoding sulfite exporter TauE/SafE family protein yields the protein MEVIEILGYIGALFIGLVLGLIGGGGSILTVPILVYALSLNPVIATAYSLFVVGTTSLVGAVKNISKGMVDFKTAIIFAIPAFVAVYLTRAYLIPAIPEELFVINGFIVTKNLAIMLFFAMIMLLASVSMIRNKREESTVDTVIDYNYPLIIVEGLVVGTITGIVGAGGGFLIIPALVLLAKLPMKKAVATSLFIIAIKSLIGFLGDVQNLEIDWIFLLSFTAISVVGIFIGIWLNNFIDGKKLKKGFGWFVLLMGVYIIYKEITKQ from the coding sequence ATGGAGGTAATTGAAATTCTAGGCTATATAGGTGCTCTTTTTATAGGTCTTGTTTTAGGGCTAATAGGTGGTGGTGGTTCTATACTTACTGTTCCCATTCTAGTGTACGCGCTTTCTCTTAATCCTGTAATAGCAACCGCATATTCTTTATTTGTAGTAGGAACAACCTCTTTAGTAGGAGCAGTTAAAAATATAAGCAAAGGTATGGTCGATTTCAAAACTGCGATCATTTTTGCTATACCAGCATTTGTTGCTGTGTACCTCACAAGAGCCTATTTAATTCCTGCAATACCAGAAGAGCTGTTTGTAATTAATGGTTTTATAGTAACAAAGAATCTAGCCATAATGTTATTCTTTGCGATGATTATGTTATTAGCTTCAGTTTCTATGATACGTAATAAAAGAGAAGAAAGTACAGTAGACACGGTTATTGATTATAACTATCCATTGATCATCGTAGAAGGTCTAGTAGTAGGAACGATTACAGGTATCGTAGGAGCAGGTGGTGGTTTTCTCATTATACCAGCGTTGGTTTTGTTAGCAAAACTACCTATGAAAAAAGCGGTGGCAACATCTCTTTTTATCATAGCTATTAAATCACTTATCGGTTTTTTAGGTGATGTTCAAAATCTAGAAATCGACTGGATTTTCCTTCTGTCATTTACAGCCATATCAGTTGTAGGCATTTTTATCGGTATCTGGCTCAATAACTTTATTGACGGGAAGAAACTTAAAAAAGGATTTGGATGGTTTGTTCTATTAATGGGAGTTTATATTATTTATAAAGAAATTACAAAACAGTAA
- a CDS encoding MBL fold metallo-hydrolase: MIIKQFEYKPLSHYSYAVISEGKMAVIDPERDASIYYAFAKANNATITVIIETHPHADFVSSHLEMHKKTGATIYNSVKTGADYPHKSFDSGNEIKLGNATLKALNTPGHSPDSITIVASQDNEIALFTGDTIFIGDVGRPDLREKAGNLKAKREELAEMMYETVTNQFNDLPDHAIIYPAHGAGSLCGKSLSDAASSTLGDERRNSWAFQTQPKEAFMNTLLDGQPFIPSYFSYNVAINKAGANDLEPSLKSIAFSEQTKATGLIVDMRDEASFKKEHLEGSINIQAVSDTSKFETWLGAIIKPEEDFKLVIDKAENKDKLLHRISKIGYEKQLKEVITLSTENLSQTPQLDLEHFKDNLDAYTIIDIRNQSEINEGKMFENALEHPLNELRDTASNIPSEKPIVVHCAGGYRSAAGSSIVQEVLKDAVVYDLSDAVKQFQD, translated from the coding sequence ATGATCATAAAACAATTTGAATACAAACCACTGTCACATTATTCCTATGCGGTAATCAGTGAAGGTAAAATGGCAGTGATTGATCCAGAAAGAGATGCTAGTATTTATTACGCTTTCGCGAAAGCAAACAATGCAACAATTACAGTTATAATAGAAACACATCCTCATGCAGATTTTGTAAGCTCTCATCTCGAAATGCACAAAAAAACAGGTGCAACTATTTACAATAGCGTTAAAACTGGGGCAGATTATCCACATAAATCTTTTGACAGTGGTAATGAGATAAAGCTTGGGAACGCTACTTTGAAAGCATTGAATACTCCAGGACATTCACCAGACAGTATCACAATAGTTGCTAGTCAAGACAATGAAATCGCGCTTTTTACAGGAGATACTATTTTTATAGGAGACGTAGGAAGACCAGATTTGAGGGAAAAAGCAGGGAATCTAAAAGCAAAACGTGAAGAACTTGCCGAGATGATGTACGAGACCGTAACAAATCAATTTAACGATTTACCAGATCACGCTATCATTTATCCTGCTCATGGAGCTGGGTCGCTATGTGGTAAAAGTTTAAGCGATGCAGCTAGCAGCACGTTAGGAGATGAGCGTAGGAACAGTTGGGCATTTCAAACCCAACCCAAAGAGGCGTTTATGAATACTTTGTTAGATGGGCAGCCATTTATCCCATCTTATTTTAGTTATAACGTTGCTATAAATAAAGCTGGGGCAAATGATTTGGAGCCTTCTTTAAAGTCCATTGCTTTTTCTGAGCAAACTAAGGCAACTGGATTGATCGTAGACATGAGAGATGAAGCTTCTTTTAAAAAGGAACACTTAGAAGGTAGCATCAATATTCAAGCAGTATCTGACACATCAAAATTTGAAACTTGGTTAGGAGCAATTATAAAGCCAGAAGAAGATTTTAAACTAGTGATTGATAAAGCAGAAAATAAAGACAAATTATTGCACCGTATTTCTAAAATAGGATATGAAAAGCAGTTGAAAGAGGTGATTACCTTATCAACCGAAAACTTATCACAAACACCTCAATTAGACTTAGAGCATTTTAAGGACAACTTAGATGCCTATACGATTATCGATATTCGCAATCAGAGTGAAATCAATGAAGGGAAGATGTTTGAGAATGCTCTTGAGCATCCATTAAATGAGTTACGCGACACGGCATCAAATATCCCATCAGAAAAACCTATCGTGGTACACTGTGCCGGAGGTTATCGTAGTGCGGCAGGTAGCAGTATCGTGCAGGAAGTCTTGAAAGATGCAGTTGTATATGATCTTAGCGACGCTGTGAAGCAGTTTCAAGATTAA
- a CDS encoding LysR family transcriptional regulator produces MHYTLHQLQIFLQIVDKKSITKASEVLFLTQPAVSIQLKKFQEQFPIPLTEVIGRQLYVTDFGLEIAATAKRILEEVQVIEYRTKQFQGKLAGKLKLSIVSTGKYVMPYFLSGFLNQHASVDFSMDVTNKKNVIHDLEKNKVDFALVSVLPDHLDLEALPLMKNELFLVGNAERENSRKGKKDLIFSKEPLLYREEGSATRNAMESFIQGKNLMASKKIELTSNEALKQAVIAGLGYSIMPIIGIKNAVDRGEIEIIPYTGLPIKTQWNLIWLKKKKLSPAALAFKDYIIENKEDIIKKHFTWVSKS; encoded by the coding sequence ATGCATTATACGTTACACCAACTTCAAATATTTCTACAAATCGTAGATAAAAAGAGCATTACTAAAGCATCTGAAGTATTATTTTTAACTCAACCAGCGGTTTCTATACAACTCAAAAAGTTTCAAGAACAGTTTCCTATTCCTTTAACTGAGGTAATAGGGAGGCAATTGTACGTAACAGATTTTGGACTTGAAATAGCTGCAACTGCTAAACGTATTTTGGAAGAGGTCCAGGTGATAGAATATAGAACCAAGCAATTTCAAGGAAAATTAGCTGGTAAATTGAAGCTTTCGATAGTTTCTACTGGTAAATATGTTATGCCTTATTTTCTTTCAGGGTTTTTGAATCAACATGCAAGCGTAGATTTCTCAATGGATGTCACAAATAAAAAGAACGTTATTCATGATCTTGAAAAGAATAAGGTTGACTTTGCATTAGTTTCTGTATTACCAGATCATCTGGATTTGGAAGCTTTACCACTTATGAAAAATGAACTTTTTCTAGTAGGTAATGCAGAAAGAGAAAACAGTCGAAAAGGTAAAAAGGATCTAATTTTTTCTAAAGAACCACTATTGTATAGAGAAGAAGGCTCTGCAACCAGAAACGCTATGGAAAGCTTTATTCAAGGAAAAAACCTAATGGCAAGTAAAAAAATAGAGCTCACCTCAAATGAAGCCCTTAAGCAAGCAGTAATCGCTGGATTAGGTTATTCAATTATGCCCATTATAGGGATTAAAAATGCTGTTGACAGAGGAGAAATTGAAATCATTCCTTATACTGGTTTACCTATAAAAACTCAATGGAATTTAATATGGCTCAAGAAGAAAAAATTATCTCCTGCGGCTCTTGCATTCAAAGATTACATCATTGAAAACAAAGAAGATATTATTAAAAAACATTTCACTTGGGTATCAAAATCGTGA